One Equus asinus isolate D_3611 breed Donkey chromosome 26, EquAss-T2T_v2, whole genome shotgun sequence genomic window carries:
- the LOC106825281 gene encoding zinc finger protein 350 isoform X3, giving the protein MIEAQEPLTFDDVAVDFTREEWQLLAPAQKDLYRDVMLENYSNLVSLGYQASKPNALSRLVQGEPPWTMEDEIHCRTHSEIWKLDDHVPEHLQKESMEDRLEQWHDRDTFENSLHKSRTHLVLRQNHDLVDVHGKSMKSNLTLLNQSRSYETKSSAELTGDGKSFLHANNEQFHTDTKFPESQKLVSTKSQFIKHQKTQKIKKPHVCSECGKAFIKKSWLTDHQNLHTGEKPHQCSLCGKAFSRKFMLTEHQRMHTGEKPYECTECGKAFLKKSRLNIHQKTHTGEKPFICSECGKGFIQKGNLMVHLRIHTGEKPYKCNECGKGFSQKTCLIAHQRFHTGKTPFVCSECGKSCSQKTGLIKHQRIHTGEKPFECSDCGKAFIGKSQLVIHQRTHTGEKPYGCSECGKSFRGKSVLNKHQKIHSVKVENPSSESHRVSQTSVVLQEKNFVNMVTMQVPSVVPQTSLNISGLLADRNVVIMGHPVARCAPSGGFAQERTLMNAVNVLVPSEINYVLFYVMENQ; this is encoded by the exons atgatcGAGGCCCAG GAACCCCTGACATTTGACGATGTGGCTGTGGACTTCACCAGGGAGGAGTGGCAGCTCCTGGCCCCTGCTCAGAAGGACCTGTACCGGGACGTGATGTTGGAGAACTATAGCAACCTGGTGTCATTGG GTTATCAAGCCAGCAAACCAAACGCACTCTCCAGGTTGGTGCAAGGAGAACCACCATGGACAATGGAAGATGAAATCCACTGTCGAACCCATTCAG AAATCTGGAAACTTGACGATCATGTGCCAGAACACTTACAAAAAGAAAGTATGGAGGATAGACTGGAACAATGGCATGATCGTGACACATTTGAAAATTCTCTTCATAAGAGCAGAACTCATTTGGTGTTAAGGCAAAATCATGACCTAGTTGACGTACATGGAAAAAGTATGAAATCAAATTTAACTTTACTTAACCAGAGCAGAAGCTATGAAACAAAGAGCTCTGCGGAGCTTACTGGAGATGGGAAATCCTTTCTCcatgctaacaatgaacaatttcaTACTGACACTAAATTCCCTGAGAGCCAAAAACTCGTCAGCACTAAGTCCCAATTCATTAAGCATCAGaaaactcaaaaaataaagaaacctcatgtatgcagtgaatgtgggaaagcttttatcAAGAAGTCTTGGCTTACTGATCACCAGAATcttcatacaggagagaaaccccaTCAATGTAGTCTGTGTGGGAAAGCATTCTCCAGAAAGTTTATGCTCACTGAACACCAGAGAATGCATACAGGAGAAAAACCTTATGAATGCACTGAATGTGGCAAAGCCTTTCTCAAGAAATCACGGCTCAATATACATCAGAaaactcacacaggagagaaaccctttaTATGCAGTGAGTGTGGGAAAGGATTTATCCAGAAGGGAAATCTCATGGTACATCTCCGGATTCATACAGGTGAGAAACCTTATAAATGcaatgaatgtggaaaaggaTTCAGCCAGAAGACATGCCTCATAGCACATCAGAGATTTCACACAGGAAAGACTCCCTTTGtgtgcagtgaatgtggaaaaTCCTGTTCCCAGAAGACAGGTCTCATTAAACATCAAAGAATtcacacaggggagaaaccctTTGAATGCAGTgactgtgggaaagcctttatcgGGAAGTCACAGCTTGTTATACATCAGAgaactcatacaggagagaagccctatggatgcagtgaatgtgggaaatcatTCAGAGGGAAGTCAGTCCTCAATAAACATCAGAAAATTCATTCAGTCAAGGTGGAGAATCCTTCCTCTGAGAGTCACAGGGTATCACAGACCAGTGTTGTCCTGCAGGAGAAAAACTTTGTTAATATGGTGACTATGCAAGTGCCTTCTGTGGTCCCTCAGACATCATTAAACATCAGTGGGCTCCTAGCAGACAGGAATGTAGTCATAATGGGACACCCTGTGGCCAGATGTGCACCATCAGGAGGGTTTGCACAGGAGAGAACCCTTATGAATGCAGTGAATGTGCTTGTGCCTTCAGAGATCAATTACGTCTTATTTTATGTCATGGAAAACCAGTAG